Proteins encoded within one genomic window of Brassica rapa cultivar Chiifu-401-42 chromosome A09, CAAS_Brap_v3.01, whole genome shotgun sequence:
- the LOC108869609 gene encoding uncharacterized protein LOC108869609, which translates to MATADDSKSVVCSCCDRKVVEVDPKTWKLFNEMVPKERYDEQIAPVEMPRVKSRVLKRLLTYSVRISDTTCSSKTWMYDEFLHGEERLTSLMDLIKVADYLDLQSLYAGVIQYVEDKSQEEISYMVRNEDLRSLLKIVKSALYYLEESEELLSAVLPLLMKSQEEFSQMIVKEDILGLIKLIEVAKPLSYEKLCKAVHSLILNKSIDQLSLEIHNQNLKALIKIFWVARAEKLQTLQDMVVQYVFDKSDEELVQMVSTELPCYQSIYLSEARYLRVGTTEAEEIFNWPSNDTLNQKIPIEEQIPIEEAGDGSNHIPIEEAVDGSNQIPIEEAGDGSKKKEGLQKKRTKTNKLKLVPCISKNPSTKKQKKDLSDN; encoded by the exons ATGGCGACGGCGGATGATTCTAAGAGTGTCGTGTGTAGTTGCTGTGATAGGAAGGTTGTAGAAGTTGATCCCAAGACATGGAAGTTGTTCAATGAGATGGTTCCAAAGGAACGATACGATGAGCAAATTGCGCCGGTGGAGATGCCCCGTGTGAAAAGCAGAGTCCTCAAGAGGCTTTTAACCTACAGCGTTAGGATCAGTGATACCACTTGCTCCTCGAAGACTTGGATGTATGACGAGTTCCTACACGGTGAAGAGCGCCTGACCAGTCTCATGGACCTTATCAAG GTGGCTGATTATCTGGATCTTCAGTCATTGTATGCTGGTGTCATCCAGTATGTGGAGGACAAATCACAAGAAGAAATATCCTATATGGTACGCAATGAAGATCTCAGGAGTCTCCTCAAGATTGTCAAG TCGGCTCTTTATTACCTGGAAGAGTCTGAGGAGCTCTTGTCTGCTGTGCTGCCCCTTTTAATGAAATCACAAGAAGAGTTCTCCCAGATGATTGTCAAAGAAGATATCCTCGGTTTGATCAAATTGATCGAG GTGGCTAAGCCCTTGTCTTATGAGAAACTGTGCAAAGCTGTGCACAGCCTTATCCTCAATAAATCCATAGACCAGCTTTCCCTGGAAATCCATAACCAAAACCTCAAGGCTCTCATCAAAATTTTCTGG GTGGCTAGAGCTGAGAAACTTCAGACACTCCAAGACATGGTGGTCCAATATGTCTTCGATAAATCAGATGAGGAGTTGGTCCAGATGGTAAGCACCGAATTACCTTGCTATCAGTCCATCTACTTGTCCGAGGCTCGGTATCTGCGAGTGGGCACCACTGAAGCTGAGGAAATATTTAATTGGCCCTCTAACGACACATTGAATCAAAAAATTCCCATCGAGGAGCAAATTCCCATCGAGGAGGCTGGGGATGGTAGCAATCACATTCCCATCGAGGAGGCTGTGGATGGTAGCAATCAAATTCCCATCGAGGAGGCTGGGGATGGTAGCAAAAAG AAGGAAGGATTGCAAAAGAAGAGGACCAAGACTAACAAGCTGAAGTTGGTACCATGCATAAGTAAGAACCCAAGTACAAAAAAGCAGAAGAAGGATCTCTCGGATAACTAA
- the LOC103843720 gene encoding cullin-1, whose translation MFTESDMGKNLIFEDIKAKIGSVVTNLTRFLEGDNEDKTLLNEDKTLRKTISKMCPSLRCHLCFYYERIYRTYYRETVLPSLKNTHGKELLEKLYQRMINHKIMVSSLSEIFEDLNKFLADGSYMRSKKMSRSLPLQVLRDRRNRGTVIQNFEDLAMFSFREYLLLEINPESRVAVVNMIMEEREGVAIDSDLLKKVLDIYMQSGIGTVQVYEEHFEDFFLQQTASYYSHKASSWIQEYSCPEYMMKCEESLEKEKERVTRYLHSSTEPKLVEIMQNQLLFLGAKQFLDKGQSGCGALLRDDKKDDLSRMYRLYHAIPQVLEPVADVFRLHIATEGSVLIKEAEDSATSGIVEEQVLVRKIIDLHDKYMAYVTDCFQNHTLFHKALKEAFEIFCNKKVAGKPSAELLATFLYNLFKKAANDKSNDDSALESTIYNVVKLIVYISDRDLFAELYRKKLARWLLSGQSGGGGHEMLILKLKKQFGNLFTKKMETMVNDMELTKDIQRLYMGVAKPEVDFTATVLTLSSWPSYKTSPEPNLPVEMVKCTKAFDPFYKSITKSRKLNWAYSLGKCHVTGRFDAGSIELVVSTYQAAVLCVFNNAERLTFNEIIEQVKLDHEDLARVLHSLSCADYKILKKEPASKTISKTDSFEFNSKFTNKKQRIKVPLPTLDEPLIDKVVDEVVKDRPSAIEACLVKIMKEKKVLQFRQLIAECVERLSHLFKPEIKQIKKRIEKLMEKDYLIRDIDDANSFKYVA comes from the exons ATGTTCACAGAATCAG ATATGGGGAAGAATCTCATTTTTGAGGACATAAAGGCGAAGATAGGATCTGTGGTAACAAATCTCACCCGTTTTTTGGAAGGGGATAATGAGGATAAAACCCTTCTCAATGAGGATAAAACGCTTCGCAAGACTATTTCAAAGATGTGTCCCTCTTTGCGATGTCATCTTTGCTTCTACTATGAACGCATTTACAGAACATATTATAGAGAAACT GTCTTACCAAGTTTAAAGAACACGCACGGAAAAgagttgcttgagaagcttTACCAGAGGATGATTAATCACAAAATCATGGTATCGTCGCTGTCAGAGATTTTCGAAGATCTCAACAAGTTTCTTGCTGACGGGTCTTACATGCGTTCAAAAAAAATGTCCCGAAGCTTGCCTCTTCAAGTACTCCGTGACAGACGAAACCGTGGAACAGTTATCCAGAACTTTGAAGACCTTGCAATGTTTTCCTTTCGAGAGTATCTTTTATTAGAGATAAACCCCGAGTCCAGAGTTGCTGTTGTGAACATG ATTATGGAAGAACGCGAGGGCGTTGCGATTGACAGCGATCTACTGAAAAAAGTGCTAGATATCTACATGCAGAGTGGGATAGGAACTGTACAAGTATACGAAGAGCATTTTGAAGACTTCTTTCTTCAACAAACAGCTTCTTACTATTCTCATAAAGCCTCAAGCTGGATCCAAGAGTATTCTTGCCCTGAATACATGATGAAGTGTGAGGAGTctttagagaaggagaaggagagagTCACTCGCTACCTTCATTCAAGCACTGAGCCAAAGCTAGTTGAGATCATGCAGAATCAGTTGTTGTTTTTGGGTGCAAAGCAGTTTCTAGACAAAGGGCAGTCAGGTTGCGGGGCATTGCTAAGAGATGACAAGAAAGATGATCTCTCCAGGATGTACAGGCTTTATCATGCTATTCCTCAAGTGTTGGAACCTGTTGCAGACGTCTTCAGGCTTCATATTGCTACAGAAGGGAGCGTACTTATCAAAGAAGCTGAAGACTCGGCTACTAGTGGTATCGTGGAGGAACAGGTTCTTGTCAGAAAGATAATTGACTTGCACGATAAGTACATGGCCTATGTCACGGACTGCTTTCAGAACCACACATTATTCCATAAGGCGTTGAAAGAAGCCTTTGAAATCTTTTGTAACAAGAAAGTTGCTGGAAAGCCAAGTGCAGAGTTACTTGCAACGTTTCTTTACAATCTTTTCAAAAAGGCAGCCAATGACAAGTCGAATGATGACTCTGCACTCGAGTCTACAATCTACAAT GTTGTAAAGTTGATTGTCTATATAAGTGACAGGGATCTTTTCGCCGAGTTATATAG GAAGAAGCTAGCCCGTTGGCTCTTATCTGGTCAAAGTGGTGGTGGCGGGCATGAAATGCTAATTTTAAAGCTCAAAAAACAATTCGGTAATCTGTTTACTAAAAAGATGGAGACCATG GTCAATGATATGGAATTGACAAAAGATATTCAAAGACTCTACATGGGAGTTGCAAAACCGGAAGTTGATTTTACTGCCACTGTTCTCACCTTGTCTTCTTGGCCAAGTTACAAGACATCACCAGAACCCAATCTACCAGTCGAAATGGTCAAGTGTACTAAGGCTTTCGATCCCTTTTATAAAAGTATAACCAAATCGAGGAAGCTTAACTGGGCTTACTCTCTGGGAAAATGTCATGTTACTGGAAGATTCGATGCAGGATCAATCGAATTGGTCGTGTCTACCTACCAG GCTGCTGTTCTTTGTGTTTTCAACAACGCAGAGAGATTAACTTTCAACGAGATAATTGAGCAAGTAAAGCTTGACCATGAAGATCTTGCAAGGGTGCTTCATTCACTCTCATGCGCAGATTACAAGATTCTTAAAAAGGAGCCAGCCTCAAAGACCATCTCTAAAACTGATTCGTTCGAGTTCAACTCCAAGTTCACCAATAAGAAGCAGAGAATCAAG GTCCCTCTTCCTACACTGGATGAACCGCTAATCGATAAAGTTGTCGATGAAGTTGTTAAAGATAGACCCAGTGCGATTGAAGCTTGTCTTGTGAAGATCATGAAGGAAAAGAAAGTGTTGCAGTTTAGACAGCTAATCGCTGAGTGTGTTGAGCGGCTTAGCCATTTGTTCAAG CCTGAGATAAAGCAGATCAAGAAACGTATTGAGAAACTGATGGAAAAGGATTATTTGATTAGGGATATCGACGATGCCAACTCTTTCAAATACGTTGCTTAG